cccgtgggcctcagtttcctcatctgtaaaaaaaggagTTTGGACTGGCTGGCCTCTAAGGTCCATCCAGCTCATTCTCTGATGATTTTCTGGTtgagggtttgggggggaggggagttctCAGAGTTTTGCTGCCTCCTAAGccacccccccatcccctttcttGCTCCCCCAGCTCCTTCGAAAAAGACACATTGGCAATGACATCGTGACGATCATCTTCCAGGAACCTGGGGCTCAACCCTTCTGCCCCAGCACCATCCGATCTCACTTCCAGCACATCTTCCTGGTGGTCCGGGCCCATGCTCCCTGCACCCCCCACACCTCCTACAGGTCTGTGGCTTGGGTGGGGGAAGGTTCTAGGAGGCATCTGTACCAGAGCCAGCTATTTCTTGGGGAAGATGTTGGTGGGAAGTGATCCATCCCCCACCCTTGCGATAGGAGAAGGGTTTGGACCGATTGTGCCAAGGTGTCCCAAGCCCTCTGCCCCAAAGCTGGCTGCGCACCCTCCCGAGTTGCTAATGCCCACCTCTTTTCCTCCCCTGGCAGTGTGGCTGTGAGCCGGACCCAAGACACCCCAGCCTTTGGCCCTGCCCTTCCCCCTGGTGGGGGGCCCTTCCCAGCCTCCCCAGCTTTTCGGGCCTTGCTGCTGGCCAAAGCTCTCAATGGCGAGCAGGCTGCAAGCCGGGCCCGCAAGTTTCATGCGATGGCCACACGCACACGGCGGGACTACCTTCAGGAGCTGGCCACCAATGAGGTGACCACAACCTCCCTGGACTCAGCCTCCCGCTTTGGCCTGCCCTCCTTGGGGGGTCGCAGACGCGAGCGGCCTCGGGGCCCAGGCAGCGAGCTGCAGGCGCAGGGGGCCCTGGTATGGGGGGTGCGGGCTGCACCAGGGGGCGAGGATGGGGCAGCCGAAGTGCCCTGCCTTCTGGGGATCTCTGCCGAGACACTGGTGCTGGTGACTCCCCGTGAGGGCCACGTCATCTTCAACTGTGCCTGCCGAGACATATTGGCCTGGACTTTCTCTGACCATCAGCTGGACCTGTACCATGGCCGAGGGGAGGCACTGACTTTGCGGGTGGGCGGTGCCCCTGGTGAGGCTGTAGGGGAAATCGTGGCCAGGCTGCAGGTGAGGCTGGGGACTGGGCAAGAGGCACAGGGGTGGGCGAGGGATGTGGGGGGTGAGCACGGGGGCGAGGGTAGGCTGAGCAAAGCCAACCACTCCACCCCCTAAagtaaaggggaggaggagaggcttGCAGGGGGTCAGGGCAAAACCACCCTGTCCTTCAGTCCTCCTGTGTCTTCCCTCCCAAGTGAGGAGCCCAGGCTGAGTCTGTGGGCCTGAGAGATATCTTCCTTGCAGCTAGTGAGCCGAGGCTGTGAAAGCCGGGAGCTAGCCCTGCCACGAGATGGCCAGGGCCGACTGGGCTTCGAAGCGGATGAGGAGGGCTTTGTGACCCATGTCGAACGGTTCACTTTTGCAGAGACTGCTGGGCTGAGGCCCGGGGCTCGACTCTTGAGGGTCTGCGGCCGCCCCCTCCCACGCCTGGGACCTGGGGCTGCTGCTGCTCTCTTGCGCTCGGCCCCCAAAGTCTGTGTCACTTTCCTGCTTCCTGATGAGAGTGGCCGGCCCCGAAGGTTAGAGCATGTAGGGCTCCCCAGGGTCAGAGGCTGTAGGCTCCTGGTCCCCTACCCAGATTCCTTCGCCATCTGTCCCACACCCGGCCTGGGATTCCCATGTCAGCCATTTCTTTGGACACCAAAGGCTTTTCAGTGTGTGGTGTCCCCTGGAGGAAGGTGGGAACCCCAGAGCCCCTACCATGGGAGGATTTGCTTGCACCTAGAGCAGAACAAGGCCCTATGGGAACCCTCTACAAGGGCACCAAGTTAGGCCTCCAGTCCAGGCAGGCCCTGGATATAAGGCCTCTGCTGACCATGCCCTGGcctcacttttcccatctgtGCAGAGCTCCCtgcatccccttcctctcctttcttcccacaGGAGTTTTTCTGAGCTCTATGAGATGTCACTGCAGGAGCCTAGCCGGCGGGGGCTCCAAGGGCAGGGGCCTGAGGGGTCCCCAGGGGCAGGTCTGGGTCCAGCCACAGTTCAGATGCTGCAAACACTGCGCCTGCAGGACAGCTCCCCACCGCCTGGGCCCCCTCCAGGCCTCCCTGAGGAGAGGACCGAGTTTCTGCACAGTCAGAGCGATCAGCCTCCCCAGAGGTCTGCACCCACTCCTTGCCAAGCCCACCCCCTGCAAGCCCCCCTCATCCCATCCCCCACCTCTCTCAGTCCTGGGTCCTGGGCTTATCCCCAGTTCAGAAGGGGTGGAGGAGTGTCTCATTTCCTCCCTCACCTTTCCCTCGCTGCCTCCCCAGCTCCCCGTCCGAAGGGGTCCCCATCTTGCCAGCTGACACCCCAGACCTCCTCTTGGTGGCTACCCCTAAGGCCCCCCAACCTAGCCAGGCTGGGGGGAGGACTTCAGACCAGGTAAGAACCAGCCCAGTAACCCTGGACAACCCCCTCGGAGCTGCCTATGGGGATGTGGGGGGCAAGCTGGGCACCCATACCctcaccctgcccccacctcaggTTCTCCCTGACGCCACCTTTGGACAGGAGGCCTTGGAGGACCCCACCCCACTACCGAGAGAGCTCAGTGATTCCTTCCTGCCTCGGACCCTCTCACTGAAGAATTCCATAAGCAAAAGTAAGTCTCCCTTCTGATGTCCAGGGGGGTCGAGGGCGTGGCCCTGGGCCCGGTGGTCACAGGAGAGCTGGGCCCAGCACCTGCCTCTTCTGCCCTCAGTCCTGTCTGAGGCTGGAAGCGAGCCCCTCGAAGAGGAGTGGAAATCTATCTCTGAGATCGCCTCCACCTGCAACAGCATCCTGGAGGACTTGTCCCGGGAGGGTGAGTGTTACGAGCCTGGCTGCCAGGGCAGTGATGCTGGGGTTCTGGCCTGCTCTAGAAGTCAGGAGCCTAGAGGTGAGTCTCGCTCTGCCTCTGGGGAGCCTGGCCCCCTCCTGACTGCTCCTTACCCTTTCCTTGCTGTACAATAGGGCTGTATGGGAGTGGGGGCTAGAAGGAAAAGCACCAAGCAGGAGCATTAATGTGGTGTTGTCATTATAGGCCGGCAGCTACCAGAGGGCGGGGATCCCCGGGAAGCCTCAAAAGCTGAGCCTGAGTAAGGATTCGAGTCAGGGGCCCAGCAGTGAGCCCCCTGAATGAAACCATGGCAGGGGAGGGGAAGCCCTGCTCTCTCCGATTGGCCTTGCCCAGTGCCACTCCCAGGAGGGGACTTGGCCCCTAATAGCTGGGTTTGGGGAGCTCACTGGCTCCTGGGCCAGCCCAGGAGGGTCGGGGGGAGGgtatggtgggggtggggggtggggagtgggaatGGGAGCGGGGAAGGCCTCAGCATGAGCAGGCAAGCTCTGTGGGCTCAGCCCTCCCATCGGCCAGGCTCCTCAGGTGCTCTCCTTACCCATAGCCCAGCCTCTGGAAGCCTGTCTGAAAAGGTCTCCTACCTGGAGACCATGCTGAGAAAACTTCAGGATGATCTgcagaaggtgaggagggagggagggcgcCAGGCCCcaggagggtgggtggggagagctGGCAGCTCACTTCATGATGCCTGTCCCTCCAGGAGAAGGCAGACAAGGCAGCACTGCAGGAAGAAGTCCGGAATCTTCGACATAATAACCGGCGGCTCCAGGCAGAGTCCCAGAGTGCTGCTGCCCGCTTACTCAAGGCCTCCCAGCAGCTGGGAACCCCGGGCCCCTGACCCCCAAGGTCCCCCGCTGGGCAGAAGTCACAGCACACCAAGGAACTGGAGTCACCCCGAGTCTCCTCCTGCCTCAATCTGCCTTGACCTGCCTCCCTGTGGGCACTGCAGGGAGCAGGGTGCCACTCTAGCTGGATGGTCCCTCTCCATGACCATGGGGGGCCACTCTGGCTGGATGGTCCCTCACCATGAGCATGAGACGGGAGAAGATAGGCCTTGCTGCCCTCCTCAGAAGCCTCAGTGGGTTTTTGAAATGGGAGCAATCCTTTATATACTTTGGGGTAAAATGACCCCCCCCATTTCCTGGTCCTCAGGCCCTGCCTAGGCCTGGCTTCTTCAGCCCCTCTGTAAATAGCGTTTGGCAGAGGCATCCTTggcatgaaaaagtaaagaatGGACATGATACAAGTAGCAGTGGATGAATGAGGGAAAGAGAACAGGGGAGGAGGGTCTGCCCTGGGAAGACAGGCTGGGTCACTACCTCCATCCTAGAGGTGTGGGCCCTCCATGTCACCACAGGCCTAAGGCCTGTGCCTCTGCAGGGTCTGCCCCATTTTGGGCAGGACACAGGCAAGTCCCAGGGCAAGAAGGAGAGAGCTCTGGAGAAGGCTGAGGGTTGGGAAGGATCACAGGAACATTCGTTTAGAGCCTGAGGGACCTTCAGGTCAAGCTCCTGCAGACCCCAAGAGGGTGAGAGACTTCTACAACGTTGAGGTTATGTGAGCTCAGGAACAGGGCCAAGATCCGCACCTGTGTCTTTTGACTGCAAAACCAGCCTTCTCCCCATGGGTGGGGAGCACAGAGAGGGCAAGGCTGGCAGGATGCCCAGGAACCCCAGGCTCTGCCCAGCCCTGTGAGGGAGAGATTGGGCAGCCATCCCCCCACCTCCTCCTGCTGAAGGTTCTGGatgcttctctcctctcctttcccggTCCCTCATCCCTGACAGCTCTCACTCACTGTCTGGGCACCCCTCCCCACGGGGTCTCCAGAAACCACAGCTGctccctgctccccacccccactcagtATCGTCCTTAGCCTCCTCCCAGTTCAGCAGCCTGGCTGTGCAGCAGGCCCTAAGGGCAGGACTACCTGGTGTTCCCTCCAAAGGAGCTttcaccactcaggactgagttTATCTAAATACTTGTGGGCCCAGGGTTATCTGCTCAATCTGGCCTGCCTCTGGGGCAGCTTGGCCCACATGGTTCTGCCCGCTTCCACTGTGCAAGGGGCACTGGCCTTGGACCAGTCCAGAAAACACCTCTGTCCAGCGTTAAAGGGACACTCCACCGTATTGGTTTAGAATTAGAAATGCAATTAGCTGCAAGTGCAGTCAACACCCTGGAGAGTTCTAGGGATTTCCGGGCTGTGGCCGAGGCCTTTTGTCAGTCACTGGGCAGCCTCAAGTGTGAAGCCcccaagggaagagaggagacctttttcttttcttttttgtctaagCTGACCCACCCAAACACCCAAGAAACAAATCACTCTATTTACTGGCTTCTAGTTAGTCCCAGTAGCCTTGCTGGGGAGGAAATGGCTcctgagggggagaggaggaaggaggacagGCTGACTTATCTAGCCTGCAAACCGGGATTCTTGGTCATCCCAGAAAGAATGGGAGGGGGTGGGCTGGGACACCCCCTGCTCGCAGGGGCCTCTAGAGCCTGTGCTCACCAGAGTGTACTGGGAGGTGAGCACCCACgtgccctcttctctcccttgggGTATCTCTCTGCTGACTGGGGCATCCAGAGCCCTCCTTTGTGCtgaatgagctggagaggaattCGGGGCTCTCCTCACCCTCCACTCCCTGGAAGAGATGGTAGAGACGGCAAAGTTCACCCCTGGCAAGGTCTGAGAGACAAACAGTGGCAAAGGGGGAGGCCTGGGAGACCTGGGAGCTGGTGGATTCTTCTGAGGGAGTCTGGGCTAACTCATCTCCGACCAAGACTCCCCTCCACCAGATCCCCAACAAGATGGTGGCTGACCAGCCTGGGTCTGAGGATGTGGTGAGAGGGGGAGCCCACCCACCCCGCTCCCAGGGCAGATCTCACAGCTAGAAAGTCTCTCCGTTTCCTTTGCCCATTCTCCATGTTCCTAGCTGTTTTCTGGCTCAGTCAGAAGGAGACCAATCCCTTTTCCACAGGACAGTTCAGACATTCAGGTATTTATTGGACCTCCCAGAGGAGAAGTGTTCTCTTCTCCAAGGGAAGCGTCCTCCACCCATTCACTGCCCGAGCCCCAAGTCCTCCGCTCTGGACTCTGCCCTCCGGAGGCCGCTCAGCGAAGGCCGGAGCACACGCAGGGCTAACACTTGCTGACCTGCTGGGGCAGCTGggctctgcctccttccccacCGAGGCAGGCGCTGCAGAGGCGGCCCTGCTCCCCATCATCCGGGGGTACCCGCTGGTGCCTCCCTGCGCACCACTCATCCCCTCCGGGCATCTTCGGAGTCCAGGCTCCGCGGTTTGTCTGCAGAGGCCTCCAGCCTGTGGCCACCTTGGGGGGCCTCCAGAGGCACCCCGCCCCCTAGGAGGGGGGGGTCACAGGCAGAGCCACCAGTCCTGGGCCCCAGAACCCTTGCTGCTGCTCCCCAAGCCACGGGGCATGGGGCAGTGAGCCCACTGCCTCCGCGGACAGCTCCTTCCTCCAGGACAGGTCACTGGCCCGTGACCTCGGGCAGGCCACCGCCGCCGgacctcttttccccttccagctctggcttCCGGTGCATGTTCCGCAGAAACGACCGCGTGGGCCCCTGCCCTGGCTTCTGGGGCGCCCTCAGAGCCTCCCAGCTCTGAAGCGGGCGAACCCTGGGGCCAGTGACAGCTGCTGCCGTTCCCCGTGAGTGCCAGGAGGGCACGTGGTGCCGGCGCCCCTGCCGCCGGATGCTGAGGCT
The DNA window shown above is from Notamacropus eugenii isolate mMacEug1 chromosome 2, mMacEug1.pri_v2, whole genome shotgun sequence and carries:
- the SIPA1 gene encoding signal-induced proliferation-associated protein 1 isoform X1, which produces MWAGRPESPRRGLAPIMQSDDLFVRRLRQPARPALTPHTFEPKGPGGPGGPLLRSGSDAGEARPPPTASPRARAHSNEEGGRGVTPARLFADPLALLGLPPEGEPPPEFPPVPEPRWFAHYDVQSLLFDWGAGARDPPPDNPPTPGPAQTSGSDLLLGAPGFLSEVGGEGELGLGGLLPPALPPMLPNAAISILEEPQNRSEPYSLEHTDSGAGYYRKYFYGKEHQNFFGIDETLGPVAVSIRREEKEGSSSASLQHSYRLIIRTTQLRTLRGSISEEVLPPGPPRGLSPKKLLEHVAPRLSPTCLRLGSASPKVPRTLLTLDEQELSLQRKVGVLYCRAGQATEEEMYNNEEAGPAFTQFLHLLGEVVRLKGFEHYRAQLDIKTDSTGTHSVYTTYQDHEIMFHVSTMLPYTPNNQQQLLRKRHIGNDIVTIIFQEPGAQPFCPSTIRSHFQHIFLVVRAHAPCTPHTSYSVAVSRTQDTPAFGPALPPGGGPFPASPAFRALLLAKALNGEQAASRARKFHAMATRTRRDYLQELATNEVTTTSLDSASRFGLPSLGGRRRERPRGPGSELQAQGALVWGVRAAPGGEDGAAEVPCLLGISAETLVLVTPREGHVIFNCACRDILAWTFSDHQLDLYHGRGEALTLRVGGAPGEAVGEIVARLQLVSRGCESRELALPRDGQGRLGFEADEEGFVTHVERFTFAETAGLRPGARLLRVCGRPLPRLGPGAAAALLRSAPKVCVTFLLPDESGRPRRSFSELYEMSLQEPSRRGLQGQGPEGSPGAGLGPATVQMLQTLRLQDSSPPPGPPPGLPEERTEFLHSQSDQPPQSSPSEGVPILPADTPDLLLVATPKAPQPSQAGGRTSDQVLPDATFGQEALEDPTPLPRELSDSFLPRTLSLKNSISKILSEAGSEPLEEEWKSISEIASTCNSILEDLSREGRQLPEGGDPREASKAEPDPASGSLSEKVSYLETMLRKLQDDLQKEKADKAALQEEVRNLRHNNRRLQAESQSAAARLLKASQQLGTPGP
- the SIPA1 gene encoding signal-induced proliferation-associated protein 1 isoform X2 — translated: MWAGRPESPRRGLAPIMQSDDLFVRRLRQPARPALTPHTFEPKGPGGPGGPLLRSGSDAGEARPPPTASPRARAHSNEEGGRGVTPARLFADPLALLGLPPEGEPPPEFPPVPEPRWFAHYDVQSLLFDWGAGARDPPPDNPPTPGPAQTSGSDLLLGAPGFLSEVGGEGELGLGGLLPPALPPMLPNAAISILEEPQNRSEPYSLEHTDSGAGYYRKYFYGKEHQNFFGIDETLGPVAVSIRREEKEGSSSASLQHSYRLIIRTTQLRTLRGSISEEVLPPGPPRGLSPKKLLEHVAPRLSPTCLRLGSASPKVPRTLLTLDEQELSLQRKVGVLYCRAGQATEEEMYNNEEAGPAFTQFLHLLGEVVRLKGFEHYRAQLDIKTDSTGTHSVYTTYQDHEIMFHVSTMLPYTPNNQQQLLRKRHIGNDIVTIIFQEPGAQPFCPSTIRSHFQHIFLVVRAHAPCTPHTSYSVAVSRTQDTPAFGPALPPGGGPFPASPAFRALLLAKALNGEQAASRARKFHAMATRTRRDYLQELATNEVTTTSLDSASRFGLPSLGGRRRERPRGPGSELQAQGALVWGVRAAPGGEDGAAEVPCLLGISAETLVLVTPREGHVIFNCACRDILAWTFSDHQLDLYHGRGEALTLRVGGAPGEAVGEIVARLQLVSRGCESRELALPRDGQGRLGFEADEEGFVTHVERFTFAETAGLRPGARLLRVCGRPLPRLGPGAAAALLRSAPKVCVTFLLPDESGRPRRSFSELYEMSLQEPSRRGLQGQGPEGSPGAGLGPATVQMLQTLRLQDSSPPPGPPPGLPEERTEFLHSQSDQPPQSSPSEGVPILPADTPDLLLVATPKAPQPSQAGGRTSDQEALEDPTPLPRELSDSFLPRTLSLKNSISKILSEAGSEPLEEEWKSISEIASTCNSILEDLSREGRQLPEGGDPREASKAEPDPASGSLSEKVSYLETMLRKLQDDLQKEKADKAALQEEVRNLRHNNRRLQAESQSAAARLLKASQQLGTPGP